Proteins found in one Miscanthus floridulus cultivar M001 chromosome 4, ASM1932011v1, whole genome shotgun sequence genomic segment:
- the LOC136550819 gene encoding uncharacterized protein: MAEIVGSAVVQESVSQILSGMLQKYEEKHNSNAFRNLERLEMAHIRLEAVLQTSDKWDITDTSLLRWRRKLKSVAQECDDTLHRCKQRILEDEHIEKEVSNFSLPKRVVHATRSFVSSIFNHDNDDLNRSIVQRFEWFADGAGEFLRLLELGGMPWCHMSFDPLIRHLLAGKILKHRIIRANKCPLFLLLAPFISAEHGIEGTLFLVQKDRNVPDEDFCFNVTLQLSESTDIVGVAIQCLQLFAPHFMSTVENIRKSLMQLPTQDFSWVPYVDSHQKKYWDNAHRFGRQWFRPNPSCCKQHDKHSLCHSSKLDKSSGLPYVSLETVIHVGLWCQVSLSESDKQGASLAGCRSSLHDHPYQRAGVLFAPHGSSQDMLLVDKFPAIAATNSEEQNGLHTVFTLGQFEKIVLPKAIDFFCQATIYQMLWRSKHGTAYIEVERESIFMPSTRPTFHGAKRRKLLRGLDEELECLTYLVSRFVDLWASHASIQLEGSSMDWYQEVKEKHKQLITAT; encoded by the coding sequence ATGGCGGAGATTGTTGGTTCTGCGGTTGTTCAAGAGTCAGTTAGCCAAATCTTATCTGGTATGCTTCAAAAATATGAGGAGAAACACAACTCAAATGCGTTCAGAAACCTAGAGAGGCTAGAGATGGCACACATCAGGCTGGAGGCTGTTCTTCAGACATCTGACAAGTGGGATATCACTGATACATCCTTATTGCGTTGGCGTAGGAAGCTTAAGTCTGTTGCTCAAGAGTGCGATGACACGCTGCACAGATGCAAGCAGAGAATCCTAGAAGATGAACACATAGAAAAGGAAGTAAGTAATTTCTCCCTTCCTAAGCGGGTTGTGCACGCTACCAGGTCATTCGTTTCTTCTATCTTTAACCACGACAACGACGACTTGAATAGATCCATTGTTCAAAGATTTGAATGGTTTGCTGATGGTGCTGGCGAGTTTCTGAGATTACTAGAACTTGGTGGCATGCCCTGGTGTCACATGTCATTTGACCCTCTTATCAGGCACCTTCTTGCTGGCAAGATACTAAAGCATAGAATCATTAGGGCAAACAAATGCCCTTTGTTTCTACTGTTGGCGCCATTTATTAGTGCAGAGCATGGAATAGAAGGTACGCTTTTCTTGGTGCAGAAAGATCGTAATGTGCCGGATGAGGACTTTTGCTTTAATGTAACGCTACAGCTTTCTGAGAGTACAGACATAGTCGGGGTTGCAATTCAGTGCTTACAGCTGTTTGCCCCTCATTTCATGTCTACGGTTGAAAATATTAGGAAAAGCCTTATGCAACTACCTACTCAAGACTTCTCGTGGGTACCGTATGTTGATTCACACCAGAAAAAATATTGGGACAATGCTCACAGATTTGGCCGTCAATGGTTTCGCCCAAACCCATCATGTTGCAAGCAGCATGATAAGCACAGCCTTTGTCATAGTAGCAAGCTAGACAAGTCATCTGGATTACCATATGTTTCTCTAGAAACAGTTATTCATGTAGGTCTGTGGTGCCAAGTCTCACTCTCAGAGTCCGACAAACAGGGGGCGTCACTTGCTGGATGTAGAAGTTCTCTACATGATCATCCATATCAGAGAGCTGGAGTCCTCTTTGCACCGCATGGCTCTTCACAAGACATGTTGCTTGTGGATAAGTTTCCTGCTATAGCGGCAACCAACAGTGAGGAGCAAAATGGTTTGCATACTGTATTTACCTTGGGACAATTTGAGAAGATAGTGCTGCCAAAAGCAATAGATTTCTTCTGCCAAGCAACAATCTACCAAATGCTTTGGAGGTCTAAGCATGGCACTGCATACATTGAGGTTGAAAGAGAAAGCATCTTCATGCCAAGCACACGGCCAACATTTCATGGAGCTAAGAGAAGAAAGCTGTTGCGAGGACTGGATGAAGAGTTGGAGTGCCTGACATATTTGGTGTCTCGCTTCGTTGACTTATGGGCTTCTCATGCATCCATCCAACTGGAAGGCTCGAGTATGGACTGGTATCAGGAagtaaaggaaaaacacaagcagcTCATCACTGCCACCTGA